One window of Ictalurus punctatus breed USDA103 chromosome 22, Coco_2.0, whole genome shotgun sequence genomic DNA carries:
- the trpm6 gene encoding transient receptor potential cation channel subfamily M member 6 isoform X9 produces the protein MTQHRFRITSAQAPAECPVPSELQSHAHYPSARARWELRARVPWSREEMSERARTHTVKMESGKSWIQTTFYKRECVKFLAASRDHHRCFPVCHVCQNLVRCCCGRLIGEHSELDSSSWLRPSGEEEVWCVVQHTKTSPTDAFGSIDFQGSNKCYCRAKYVRLSCDAKPEELCHLMLREWNMAQPKLLISVHGGTDNFPLPPRVGQVFSKGLIRAAETAGAWIFTDGFNTGVSMYVGDAVKAYGTYERRRRTVIGITPWGLIENHTDLIGRDVLRHYQTLGNPLSKRSSLNGMHSHFLLVDDGTLGKSGGQQELRRKLERHIQRQRIHPRLVQRVPLVCVVVEGGPAVLSTVLDYVSRSPPVPVIVFEGTGRAADLLSLIHKQTAEDRELDVNIKEDFLQRIENVFGVARTKAYQFFTLLKHCMEHRDVITIFDSESEDHLEADVAILTASLRGTPAEKLSITLAWDRADIAQQHVLGYGHDWKVGALEHAMLNALLMDRVSFVKLLIENGVTMKHFLTVSRLEELYNMQHQGSSDHFLRHIIEDAKKCRLPGRYKITLIDIGMVIEYLIGGAYQSTYRSKSFKAVYNRIHSELKAVRSFQHPEGLAKSQLSQMNHSLNSTEPHILTDAR, from the exons ATG ACACAACACCGCTTTAGGATCACCTCAGCACAGGCTCCAGCAGAGTGTCCAGTTCCCTCAGAGCTTCAGAGCCACGCCCACTACCCCTCAGCGCGAGCTCGCTGGGAACTCAGAGCGCGAGTGCCGTGGTCGCGTGAGGAGATGTCTgaacgcgcgcgcacacacactgtcaaGATGGAG TCCGGAAAGTCGTGGATCCAGACGACTTTTTATAAAAGGGAGTGTGTGAAGTTTTTAGCTGCATCAAGGGACCACCACAG gtGTTTCCCTGTTTGCCATGTTTGCCAAAACCTAGTCAG GTGCTGCTGTGGGAGGCTGATTGGTGAGCATTCAGAGCTCGACTCCAGTTCTTGGCTCCGTCCGTCTGGGGAAGAAGAAGTGTGGTGTGTTGTTCAGCATACCAAAACCAGCCCCACTGATGCATTCGGCTCCATCGACTTCCAGGGAAGCAACAAGTGTTACTGCCGTGCGAAG TATGTGCGGCTGTCCTGCGATGCTAAACCTGAGGAGCTTTGCCATTTAATGCTGCGTGAGTGGAACATGGCTCAGCCCAAGCTGCTCATATCAGTGCATGGAGGAACAGACAACTTTCCCTTACCCCCAAGAGTGGGCCAGGTGTTCAGCAAGGGCCTCATCAGGGCTGCAGAGACAGCAGGAGCCTGGATTTTCACTGATGGCTTCAatacag GGGTATCGATGTATGTTGGAGATGCTGTGAAAGCCTACGGTACGTATGAGCGCAGGAGGAGAACTGTGATTGGTATCACGCCGTGGGGGCTTATTGAGAACCACACTGACCTCATAGGACGAGAC GTCCTGAGGCACTACCAGACTCTGGGGAATCCACTGAGTAAGCGCTCCAGTCTTAATGGCATGCACTCGCACTTCCTGTTAGTGGACGATGGAACTCTGGGAAAATCTGGAGGCCAGCAGGAGCTGAGGAGAAAGTTGGAGAGGCATATTCAACGGCAGAGGATCCACccca GACTGGTTCAGAGAGTTCCCCTGGTGTGTGTGGTCGTTGAGGGGGGTCCTGCAGTGCTCTCCACGGTGCTGGATTATGTGAGCAGGTCTCCTCCTGTGCCCGTCATTGTGTTTGAGGGCACCGGCCGTGCTGCAGACCTGCTGTCTCTCATCCACAAACAGACAGCAGAGGACAG GGAGCTGGATGTGAATATAAAGGAGGATTTCCTGCAGCGCATTGAGAATGTATTTGGTGTGGCGAGAACGAAGGCGTATCAGTTCTTCACCCTGCTTAAACATTGCATGGAGCACAGAGATGTG aTCACCATTTTTGACTCGGAATCAGAGGACCACTTGGAAGCAGATGTGGCTATTTTAACAGCTTCACTAAGAG GCACACCAGCAGAGAAATTAAGCATTACACTGGCGTGGGACAGAGCTGATATTGCTCAGCAACATGTACTGGGGTATGGACACGACTGGAAG GTGGGGGCCCTGGAGCATGCCATGCTGAACGCTTTGCTGATGGACCGTGTCAGTTTTGTGAAGCTGCTCATTGAGAACGGCGTGACCATGAAGCACTTCCTGACAGTATCTCGCCTGGAGGAGCTCTATAACATG CAGCACCAAGGCTCCTCAGATCACTTCTTACGCCATATCATTGAGGATGCCAAAAAG TGTCGACTTCCTGGGAGATATAAGATCACTCTGATTGATATCGGCATGGTGATTGAATATTTGATAGGAGGAGCTTATCAGAGCACATACAGGAGCAAGAGCTTCAAAGCTGTATATAACAGAATTCATAGTGAACTGAAG GCAGTCAGGAGCTTTCAGCATCCAGAAGGACTGGCGAAGAGCCAGCTGAGTCAAATGAACCACAGCCTCAATTCTACAGAGCCACACATCCTTACAGACGCACG ATGA
- the trpm6 gene encoding transient receptor potential cation channel subfamily M member 6 isoform X8 translates to MTQHRFRITSAQAPAECPVPSELQSHAHYPSARARWELRARVPWSREEMSERARTHTVKMESGKSWIQTTFYKRECVKFLAASRDHHRCFPVCHVCQNLVRCCCGRLIGEHSELDSSSWLRPSGEEEVWCVVQHTKTSPTDAFGSIDFQGSNKCYCRAKYVRLSCDAKPEELCHLMLREWNMAQPKLLISVHGGTDNFPLPPRVGQVFSKGLIRAAETAGAWIFTDGFNTGVSMYVGDAVKAYGTYERRRRTVIGITPWGLIENHTDLIGRDVLRHYQTLGNPLSKRSSLNGMHSHFLLVDDGTLGKSGGQQELRRKLERHIQRQRIHPRLVQRVPLVCVVVEGGPAVLSTVLDYVSRSPPVPVIVFEGTGRAADLLSLIHKQTAEDRELDVNIKEDFLQRIENVFGVARTKAYQFFTLLKHCMEHRDVITIFDSESEDHLEADVAILTASLRGTPAEKLSITLAWDRADIAQQHVLGYGHDWKVGALEHAMLNALLMDRVSFVKLLIENGVTMKHFLTVSRLEELYNMQHQGSSDHFLRHIIEDAKKCRLPGRYKITLIDIGMVIEYLIGGAYQSTYRSKSFKAVYNRIHSELKEGSQELSASRRTGEEPAESNEPQPQFYRATHPYRRTMKSESVPKNVEEEEAELGGSSLFAYSFNDLFVWAVLKRRQQLALFLWQHGVQAMARAVVACRLYQAMASEAKESNMDDSIIDELRKYSVEFGQLAVDLLDKAFKENERMAMKLLTWEMTDWSNFTCLQMAVASGHVPFVVHSCTQMLLTDLWMGRLNMRKNSWLKIILAILLPVGIQMLEFKSKAEMSHVPQSQEALQFGRDTGSLGEPETEDVMQALVCGGCSSALWLSSHHPGGCHTVFEEPPPPPPPPPPSD, encoded by the exons ATG ACACAACACCGCTTTAGGATCACCTCAGCACAGGCTCCAGCAGAGTGTCCAGTTCCCTCAGAGCTTCAGAGCCACGCCCACTACCCCTCAGCGCGAGCTCGCTGGGAACTCAGAGCGCGAGTGCCGTGGTCGCGTGAGGAGATGTCTgaacgcgcgcgcacacacactgtcaaGATGGAG TCCGGAAAGTCGTGGATCCAGACGACTTTTTATAAAAGGGAGTGTGTGAAGTTTTTAGCTGCATCAAGGGACCACCACAG gtGTTTCCCTGTTTGCCATGTTTGCCAAAACCTAGTCAG GTGCTGCTGTGGGAGGCTGATTGGTGAGCATTCAGAGCTCGACTCCAGTTCTTGGCTCCGTCCGTCTGGGGAAGAAGAAGTGTGGTGTGTTGTTCAGCATACCAAAACCAGCCCCACTGATGCATTCGGCTCCATCGACTTCCAGGGAAGCAACAAGTGTTACTGCCGTGCGAAG TATGTGCGGCTGTCCTGCGATGCTAAACCTGAGGAGCTTTGCCATTTAATGCTGCGTGAGTGGAACATGGCTCAGCCCAAGCTGCTCATATCAGTGCATGGAGGAACAGACAACTTTCCCTTACCCCCAAGAGTGGGCCAGGTGTTCAGCAAGGGCCTCATCAGGGCTGCAGAGACAGCAGGAGCCTGGATTTTCACTGATGGCTTCAatacag GGGTATCGATGTATGTTGGAGATGCTGTGAAAGCCTACGGTACGTATGAGCGCAGGAGGAGAACTGTGATTGGTATCACGCCGTGGGGGCTTATTGAGAACCACACTGACCTCATAGGACGAGAC GTCCTGAGGCACTACCAGACTCTGGGGAATCCACTGAGTAAGCGCTCCAGTCTTAATGGCATGCACTCGCACTTCCTGTTAGTGGACGATGGAACTCTGGGAAAATCTGGAGGCCAGCAGGAGCTGAGGAGAAAGTTGGAGAGGCATATTCAACGGCAGAGGATCCACccca GACTGGTTCAGAGAGTTCCCCTGGTGTGTGTGGTCGTTGAGGGGGGTCCTGCAGTGCTCTCCACGGTGCTGGATTATGTGAGCAGGTCTCCTCCTGTGCCCGTCATTGTGTTTGAGGGCACCGGCCGTGCTGCAGACCTGCTGTCTCTCATCCACAAACAGACAGCAGAGGACAG GGAGCTGGATGTGAATATAAAGGAGGATTTCCTGCAGCGCATTGAGAATGTATTTGGTGTGGCGAGAACGAAGGCGTATCAGTTCTTCACCCTGCTTAAACATTGCATGGAGCACAGAGATGTG aTCACCATTTTTGACTCGGAATCAGAGGACCACTTGGAAGCAGATGTGGCTATTTTAACAGCTTCACTAAGAG GCACACCAGCAGAGAAATTAAGCATTACACTGGCGTGGGACAGAGCTGATATTGCTCAGCAACATGTACTGGGGTATGGACACGACTGGAAG GTGGGGGCCCTGGAGCATGCCATGCTGAACGCTTTGCTGATGGACCGTGTCAGTTTTGTGAAGCTGCTCATTGAGAACGGCGTGACCATGAAGCACTTCCTGACAGTATCTCGCCTGGAGGAGCTCTATAACATG CAGCACCAAGGCTCCTCAGATCACTTCTTACGCCATATCATTGAGGATGCCAAAAAG TGTCGACTTCCTGGGAGATATAAGATCACTCTGATTGATATCGGCATGGTGATTGAATATTTGATAGGAGGAGCTTATCAGAGCACATACAGGAGCAAGAGCTTCAAAGCTGTATATAACAGAATTCATAGTGAACTGAAG GAAGGCAGTCAGGAGCTTTCAGCATCCAGAAGGACTGGCGAAGAGCCAGCTGAGTCAAATGAACCACAGCCTCAATTCTACAGAGCCACACATCCTTACAGACGCACG ATGAAATCAGAATCTGTGCCCAAGAatgtggaggaagaggaggcagAGCTGGGCGGCTCGTCCCTGTTTGCCTATAGTTTCAATGACCTGTTTGTGTGGGCAGTATTGAAGCGGCGGCAGCAGTTGGCACTCTTTCTGTGGCAGCATGGCGTGCAGGCCATGGCCAGAGCTGTGGTGGCATGCAGGCTGTACCAGGCCATGGCCAGCGAAGCCAAGGAAAGCAACATGGATGACAGCATTATTGACGAGCTCAGGAAATATTCTGT AGAGTTTGGCCAGCTTGCTGTGGATCTACTGGACAAGGCCTTCAAGGAGAATGAGCGCATGGCCATGAAGCTGCTGACCTGGGAGATGACAGATTGGAGCAACTTTACCTGTCTGCAGATGGCAGTGGCCTCGGGCCACGTTCCCTTCGTGGTTCACTCATGTACTCAGATGCTCCTCACCGACTTGTGGATGGGCCGCTTGAACATGAGGAAGAACTCCTGGTTAAAG ATCATTTTGGCTATCCTGCTCCCAGTGGGCATCCAGATGCTGGAGTTTAAGAGCAAGGCTGAGATGTCCCATGTGCCTCAGAGTCAGGAGGCCCTGCAGTTTGGAAGGGACACAGGGAGCTTAGGAGAACCAGAAACTGAAGACGTGATGCAAGCG ctggtgtgtggtgggtgttctagTGCACTATGGCTgtcgtcgcatcatccaggtggatgtcATACAGTGTTtgaggaaccccccccccccccgcccccgccccccccaAGTGACTAG